Part of the Onthophagus taurus isolate NC chromosome 11, IU_Otau_3.0, whole genome shotgun sequence genome is shown below.
aacaacgCCATggaacattaaaataaaaaaatatgggttgtaaagcttattcattattggtacttttttgtctcttgagttttttccttaaagataacagttttagcgtaaaaaaataaaatatgctacaTTGTATTGTAAAACGctgctattattaaaaacaaaattttctttatagctGGCTATGGAAGTTGTACACTTACTAAGATTTAGTACTAACTAAATAACAtgaattaattgtgattttcataaaaaaaacataataagaTGAATGTCTGAACAaattacgttgttttaaacaatattacaaaataGATACTCTTGtttaataacaatcaaaaattattattaataatcatcaaTAATTATGAGGATTCACCGTAAATGAAAGTTACAAGTTCTCATAACCAACTTTTAGCATAATTTTAGCTAAACGTGGCTGCACATAGCGGTGCATGGCAcgatatttcatttttttacacggaaattgttaactttaaagaaaatactaaagagacaaaaaagtaccactaaagaattaactttacaacccatatttttttatgttagtattccatagcgttaaacagttcttataaaaaaaatcaagggggtggtgaatttcgtccccttagagggcgctagggaagtttaaggtatgctTGACAATAAGGtcttaaccagtagtaaatatgtacaaagtttcaaattttacGGTTTACTTACAgccaaaatacaaaataaaatgtaaatttttaactcaactttgacagctcatagctcgaaaacaaacgagttgcgaccctacatttatataaaaaatttgtgttattttggcaagtactacgtcctagtagTTTCCCggttaaaaactgaaccacctgTATATTTAGCAGAGGTCCAAACCATGCCAGATTGGTTTACAAGTTAACTATTTTAACAGTTACTGAATAACAGATGTcgctaaaaaaattttcattatctaGATATTCTTTTTTCagattaaatattaaacaaactACTAAATCCTATATTTTCtgattaataacaataatgacatcttttaaatatatttttaccAACTTAATACGATACgattaaagacaaaattagGTTGGTCACATTGATATTTGACATAACCCGGTACATAACCTATTTGTTTGATCTATAAAATcatttgtactcattttattttttttaacagtaTTGATTTATATCTATTAATAAACAGGTAATCCCTAATAATTTTTCACTTAATACTgttacattaattttattttttctagttacatataaaaataccaaaaatGGGTAAAAAAGTAACAATAGCTACTGCTACATTAAATCAATGGGCCTTAGATTTCGACGGAAATCTTCAACGAATCCTAGAATCTATCATTGAAGCTAAAGAACAGGGTGCTGCTTATAGAACAGGTCCTGAATTAGAGATATGTGGTTATAGTTGCGAAGATCACTTTTACGAAAACGATACATTTTTACACAGCTGGGAGGTGCTTTTAGAACTATTAACATCACCTTCATGTAATGATATCCTTATTGATGTTGGTATGCCAGTGAAATTTAAAAGTGTAGCTTATAACTGTCGTGTGgtctttttaaatcaaaaaattttattaattcgtccaaaactTGCTATGTGTAATGATGGAAATTATAGGGAATCTAGGTGGTTTACATCTTGGGAGAAGgtatttttgatattgaaatagaaatgattaagaaattaaatgtATGTTATTTAAGGTtcgaaaaatagaagaattaAGATTACCGGAAATTATATCTTCAATAACCGGCCAAAAAACAGTTCCTTTCGGTGATGCTATTTTAGACACAAAAGATACTTGCTTAGGGTTTGAAATTTGTGAAGAATTATGGAGCCCTAAAAATACGCATGTAGATATGAGCTTGGATGGagttgaaataataataaacggtTCTGGCAGTCACACAGAATTAAGAAAAGCTTATATTATAAGAAAATTGGTTACTGATGCTACTTTAAAATGTGGGGGTTGTTATGTTTTTAGTAATTTAAGAGGTTGTGATGgtcaaagaatttatttcgaTGGAAATTCTTGTATTTGTTTAAATGGGGAAATTTTAGCTTACTCTAAACAATTCGCTTTACAAGATGTtgtaagataaaaaattaatttttttatgtagcttttattattagtttaatttgTGTATTAGGAAATAACCACAGCCACTTTTGATTTAGAAGACATCCGATCTTATCGAAACTCAAAACGGAGTTTCGTTGTTGAATCAGCTAGATGTGCTAATTATCCAAGGATAGAAGTTGATTTTTCATTAACAGAACATAGCAATAGTAGGTTACCAATTTCTGTCCCTGTAGATTGGATTAGTTTACCACCAGAAGAAGAAATCGCTCAGGTTTTATTgactaaattatttttatttaaagataatattataaaaattacgtTGTTTAGGGTCCTGCATGTTGGTTGTGGGATTATTTGCGACGCTCAGGACAAGGAGGATTTTTTCTACCTTTAAGTGGAGGAGTTGATAGTTCAAGCACAGCTTTAATAGTTTATTCATTATGTAGATTAATCGTACAAGAGGTACAAAAAGGaggtaataatattaataaataaatctgatAAATTTCCTGTTTTGATGAagtaataaatgatttttagaaTCTACAATTTTATCAGATTTGAGGAGAATATTGGGTGATCATGAATATACTCCAACATTACCCAATGAGTTGTGTAATCGTATTTTAGTAACATGTTATATGGGAACAGAAAATTCTTCAAAAGAGACTAAGAAAAGAGCGGCTGGATTGGCCGCTGCTATAGGAAGGTAAGAAACACCATTTAACAATGACTTACAAaggaagtatcagaactgtccctcaccgattttgttgaaatttggtacagcgatagtatagccaaaaataaggttacGTATTGTTAtgtacgtgctaataaagcccctggggcgagttataagggttggaagtcggggcgaaatatacagtgtgtccccgtaaggCAGCCATATTCAACCTGCGGCCCTGTCAACTGTTCCTTGCGGCCCGCAACACACAATGTATAAaaggtgatttaaaaaaaaataaattttatggaaTAATATACAGAATTATTCGGACCACTCGTACCACCCTTTTTATACTGAAATGATAAGTCatagaaagttgaaataaaacattcttaatctccttgtataaataaaaatatgcaacgaAACAATAG
Proteins encoded:
- the LOC111413616 gene encoding glutamine-dependent NAD(+) synthetase isoform X1 yields the protein MGKKVTIATATLNQWALDFDGNLQRILESIIEAKEQGAAYRTGPELEICGYSCEDHFYENDTFLHSWEVLLELLTSPSCNDILIDVGMPVKFKSVAYNCRVVFLNQKILLIRPKLAMCNDGNYRESRWFTSWEKVRKIEELRLPEIISSITGQKTVPFGDAILDTKDTCLGFEICEELWSPKNTHVDMSLDGVEIIINGSGSHTELRKAYIIRKLVTDATLKCGGCYVFSNLRGCDGQRIYFDGNSCICLNGEILAYSKQFALQDVEITTATFDLEDIRSYRNSKRSFVVESARCANYPRIEVDFSLTEHSNSRLPISVPVDWISLPPEEEIAQGPACWLWDYLRRSGQGGFFLPLSGGVDSSSTALIVYSLCRLIVQEVQKGESTILSDLRRILGDHEYTPTLPNELCNRILVTCYMGTENSSKETKKRAAGLAAAIGSYHMVITIDKVVSAVLEIFSTITGFFPKFASNGGCARQNLALQNIQARLRMVLSYLFAQLMLWARNRPGGLLVLGSANVDEALRGYMTKYDCSSADVNPIGGISKTDLRMFLNYVKEKFNIPIIGEIVKAPPTAELEPLKEGALMQTDEEDMGMTYAELSIFGRLRKQERCGPYSMFYKLKDRWGNDCSPEEVAEKVKHFFRCYAINRHKMTVLTPSYHAEGYSPDDNRFDLRPFLYRANWSRQFKAIDKEVPAKKVCSPRFNGCFKKTGKLNGVCFLIIKRKIIFHFGRMI
- the LOC111413616 gene encoding glutamine-dependent NAD(+) synthetase isoform X2 produces the protein MGKKVTIATATLNQWALDFDGNLQRILESIIEAKEQGAAYRTGPELEICGYSCEDHFYENDTFLHSWEVLLELLTSPSCNDILIDVGMPVKFKSVAYNCRVVFLNQKILLIRPKLAMCNDGNYRESRWFTSWEKVRKIEELRLPEIISSITGQKTVPFGDAILDTKDTCLGFEICEELWSPKNTHVDMSLDGVEIIINGSGSHTELRKAYIIRKLVTDATLKCGGCYVFSNLRGCDGQRIYFDGNSCICLNGEILAYSKQFALQDVEITTATFDLEDIRSYRNSKRSFVVESARCANYPRIEVDFSLTEHSNSRLPISVPVDWISLPPEEEIAQGPACWLWDYLRRSGQGGFFLPLSGGVDSSSTALIVYSLCRLIVQEVQKGESTILSDLRRILGDHEYTPTLPNELCNRILVTCYMGTENSSKETKKRAAGLAAAIGSYHMVITIDKVVSAVLEIFSTITGFFPKFASNGGCARQNLALQNIQARLRMVLSYLFAQLMLWARNRPGGLLVLGSANVDEALRGYMTKYDCSSADVNPIGGISKTDLRMFLNYVKEKFNIPIIGEIVKAPPTAELEPLKEGALMQTDEEDMGMTYAELSIFGRLRKQERCGPYSMFYKLKDRWGNDCSPEEVAEKVKHFFRCYAINRHKMTVLTPSYHAEGYSPDDNRFDLRPFLYRANWSRQFKAIDKELKKTNNSRVRTAIHV